From Anopheles coluzzii chromosome 3, AcolN3, whole genome shotgun sequence, the proteins below share one genomic window:
- the LOC120960162 gene encoding stress-induced-phosphoprotein 1 produces the protein MATPESKQLALQEKDLGNAAYKKKDFETALQHYRTALTHDPTDITFHNNIAAVYFEQKEFKKCIEECEKAVEVGRENRADYKLIAKAFTRTGNAYRKLEDYKSAKTYFEKSLSEHRTPEVKSLLSDTEKKIKEMERLAYIDPSKAEEEKEKGNEYFKQGDYSTAVKHYSEAIKRNPDDAKLYSNRAACYTKLAAFDLGLKDCETCCRLDETFIKGWIRKGKILQVMQKSSEALTAYQKALEIDPNNAEALEGYRACTMAVHADPKEVWKKAMNDPEVQQILKDPAMRVILEQMQNDPKAVQEHLKNPQVASKIQKLLESGIIQIY, from the exons ATGGCCACTCCAGAAAGCAAGCAGCTGGCATTACAGGAAAAGGATCTCGGCAATGCGGCGTACAAAAAGAAGGATTTCGAGACAGCCCTTCAGCACTACCGCACGGCGTTGACGCATGACCCGACGGACATTACATTCCACAACAACATTGCGGCAGTATACTTCGAGCAGAAGGAGTTCAAAAAGTGTATCGAGGAGTGCGAGAAGGCGGTTGAGGTAGGTCGTGAAAACCGGGCCGACTACAAGCTTATCGCGAAGGCGTTCACCCGCACCGGCAATGCGTACCGCAAGCTGGAGGATTACAAATCCGCCAAGACCTACTTCGAGAAGTCGCTCTCGGAACACCGGACCCCGGAGGTGAAGTCGTTGCTCAGTGACACCGAGAAGAAAATCAAGGAGATGGAAAGACTGGCCTACATCGATCCGTCAAAggcggaggaggagaaggaaaagggCAACGAGTATTTCAAGCAGGGCGACTACAGCACAGCCGTCAAGCACTACTCCGAAGCGATCAAGCGCAATCCGGACGACGCAAAACTGTACAGCAACCGTGCGGCCTGCTATACGAAGCTGGCCGCCTTCGATCTGGGTCTGAAGGATTGCGAAACGTGCTGCCGATTAGACGAAACTTTCATCAAAGGGTGGATCCGCAAGGGCAAAATTCTGCAGGTGATGCAGAAATCGTCCGAAGCGCTCACTGCCTACCAGAAAGCCCTAGAGATCGATCCGAACAATGCGGAAGCGCTGGAAGGCTACCGGGCATGCACAATGGCAGTGCACGCCGACCCGAAAGAGGTGTGGAAGAAGGCCATGAACGATCCGGAAGTGCAACAGATTCTCAAAGATCCGGCGATGCGTGTCATTCTCGAGCAGATGCAAAACGATCCAAAGGCAGTGCAAGA GCATCTCAAGAATCCTCAAGTAGCATCCAAAATTCAGAAACTGCTAGAGTCCGGAATCATACAAATCTACTGA